Proteins from a single region of Eremothecium gossypii ATCC 10895 chromosome VI, complete sequence:
- a CDS encoding AFR536Wp (NOHBY650; No homolog in Saccharomyces cerevisiae; Syntenic homolog of Kluyveromyces lactis KLLA0F24860g) has product MLKRGELSAPNDLNQVRDIFGRTISYHLARCPSVLEQDIADIDPYAQDWESGYSALHICLMTGQYQKAFRLYWHWRKALSSGVNLQGSVLDLKDREGFTPLRMLHEKNNFWNMGYIPDSLSVVDMSKTCKLVFTKRQKEPRMTIKRLRDWHKGRGGRRCYTFGKNDHFQLGTGDSKARQVWYEVRPEKFEDRVDDVVRIRSCHMNKRHGIIVADDGSVYFAGRITRGLHSDVSGGIVRLQNFYFEAMEYDTNGDVSDLASSNTHNIFLTPDRKVYTWGWNDVFQLGYPSDGSCHPFIKNVPLALKDITHVSCSTIHSAVITNSGTLHSWGLNIGQMSTYKPATQATDISAEYIGWKTKRISYETQCQNISQLICREYTTLIRHDDYKLCVITDFKRFRFSLADQRSSDSDFFNVFRPSRPVDDLAIVKIGTKHPHGNNLCVLYNNGRVGMVRKLFKDGSPGKQPLSLDILPYWTPSTWLDRCVDFDVGMEGELIVCTIGGDVYLSKGPNQGFKLQKAKPPGGKCIRVSCDPLFASFSVIIDEFDTPRTRIDTDAAEYAAYSPVYEMLKQHLLNEHYAQAFPTVRSVLYTEPTFDHAKNSSLHAALKLPTNYCGQTGPQTESKIIFTPNHFASINSVSYDVAFIDISGKTIGECHRAVLCGRCPQFVKELINYGEGGGQTTASGIRFSLFSSLDAPVWLIRVGDNARDWTCHPILYALHLLYDEYYFDLPPTPLRCDAFFKKGRELSNALGIIAGQVHVKSAFRELHHRCVPNDSEICSIPSCDFHPHNYTELEHYMQPDIEIQLCNSKRVFAHGFVLQCRSPFFKGLLRNKWNHRNAVRLTHVKEHIFHVILKYMYGFSFSSLLDDLRATSVTEKAEFLFDLVETCNELLLLELRSYADYVLAGLITHKTVLPLLINGYFLNCSQLFTCCAIYLFHNPEILFHDSNIGIINEHVSPGCWSEFEHISRQLQASGSEFKGGECLIYDDPAGSDWFHSFRTDLASFNSLFIDRSHPFQVVPDVKKKKPKGKKSGSRVAVEAAETVANQQRLPRGNASSGDPSAINNNPPSAFTPVSKGKRRPPVSADPLTAVEAAAPSGSTVNFARFEQPPAAQPRARLAPFKKPSQKQRIEQHRAATAQQPLQSSATPWNTASAPSQSCSPARNSKFPSLSDVVSSGTSSTGTIGISTTGHRRTITTYLTKTQTSPWQSAVPPSASPSLSSHTPCQSSLGESPRSQSSSTSSRQSSVARKVKFKPIDWTQC; this is encoded by the coding sequence ATGCTGAAGCGAGGCGAATTATCGGCGCCTAATGATCTGAACCAAGTACGTGATATATTTGGGAGGACAATCTCCTATCATTTAGCCCGGTGTCCCTCTGTTCTAGAACAAGATATCGCTGACATCGATCCATATGCGCAAGATTGGGAGTCAGGCTATTCGGCCTTACATATCTGCCTGATGACTGGCCAGTATCAAAAAGCATTTAGATTATATTGGCATTGGCGAAAAGCGCTTAGCTCAGGTGTCAATCTACAAGGATCCGTTCTTGATTTAAAAGACAGGGAAGGCTTCACACCTTTACGTATGCTGCACGAAAAGAACAATTTCTGGAACATGGGCTACATTCCAGATAGCCTGTCTGTGGTCGATATGTCGAAAACATGTAAGCTCGTGTTTACCAAACGACAAAAGGAGCCGCGGATGACCATCAAACGGCTCCGAGATTGGCATAAGGGCAGAGGTGGGCGGCGCTGCTATACTTTTGGGAAAAACGATCATTTTCAGTTAGGGACAGGTGATTCAAAGGCAAGACAAGTCTGGTACGAGGTTAGACCGGAGAAATTCGAGGATAGGGTAGATGATGTGGTGAGAATCAGGAGTTGCCATATGAACAAGCGACATGGGATAATAGTAGCGGATGATGGTTCTGTATACTTTGCCGGACGAATCACACGCGGCTTACATTCTGATGTTTCTGGTGGCATTGTGAGACTACAGAACTTCTATTTTGAGGCGATGGAATACGATACCAATGGCGATGTTAGCGATTTGGCCTCGAGTAACACGCATAACATATTCCTTACCCCCGACAGAAAAGTTTACACATGGGGCTGGAACGACGTATTCCAACTTGGTTATCCATCTGATGGCTCCTGCCATCCATTCATTAAGAATGTTCCATTGGCTTTAAAGGATATCACGCATGTTTCTTGTTCGACTATCCATTCCGCGGTCATTACCAATAGCGGAACTTTGCACTCTTGGGGGCTCAATATAGGACAGATGAGTACATATAAACCTGCTACACAGGCAACTGATATCTCTGCTGAGTACATTGGTTGGAAGACGAAACGGATAAGTTATGAAACACAGTGTCAGAACATCAGTCAACTGATTTGCCGGGAATATACAACTTTGATACGACACGACGACTACAAGCTATGCGTTATAACCGATTTTAAACGTTTTAGGTTTAGCTTGGCAGATCAGCGATCATCAGACTCGGATTTCTTTAATGTGTTCAGACCATCTCGACCTGTTGATGATCTTGCCATCGTTAAAATTGGTACAAAGCACCCGCACGGAAATAACTTGTGTGTTCTCTACAACAATGGCCGTGTGGGAATGGTTCGCAAGCTCTTTAAGGATGGCTCTCCCGGAAAACAGCCACTTTCTCTGGACATATTACCATATTGGACTCCATCTACCTGGCTGGATCGCTGCGTGGATTTTGATGTCGGTATGGAAGGTGAACTGATTGTGTGCACGATAGGCGGGGATGTATACCTTTCAAAAGGGCCTAATCAAGGATTCAAACTCCAAAAAGCCAAACCACCGGGGGGGAAATGTATTAGGGTAAGCTGTGACCCTTTGTTTGCTTCATTTTCTGTGATAATTGATGAGTTTGATACACCCAGAACACGTATCGACACGGATGCAGCTGAATATGCTGCATATTCCCCAGTTTACGAAATGCTGAAACAACATCTTTTAAATGAACATTATGCGCAGGCCTTTCCTACAGTAAGATCAGTACTATACACGGAACCTACCTTCGATCATGCCAAAAACTCCTCTTTACATGCAGCCCTTAAACTTCCTACTAATTATTGTGGTCAGACAGGCCCACAAACCGAAAGTAAAATAATATTTACACCTAACCATTTTGCAAGTATCAACTCGGTATCATACGATGTGGCATTTATCGACATTTCAGGCAAAACCATTGGGGAGTGTCATAGAGCTGTACTTTGTGGTCGGTGTCCACAGTTCGTTAAGGAGCTGATCAACTACGGAGAAGGGGGAGGCCAAACGACTGCCTCGGGGATCAGATTTTCACTGTTTTCAAGTTTAGATGCTCCGGTGTGGTTGATACGCGTGGGGGACAATGCCCGAGATTGGACCTGCCACCCAATACTATATGCTCTGCATCTGCTCTACGACGAGTACTACTTCGATCTACCTCCGACTCCACTGAGGTGTGACGCGTTTTTTAAGAAGGGACGTGAGTTGTCTAATGCCCTTGGTATAATAGCGGGGCAAGTTCATGTAAAATCTGCCTTTAGAGAGTTGCACCACCGATGCGTGCCTAATGATTCTGAGATATGCTCGATTCCATCATGCGATTTTCACCCGCATAATTATACCGAGTTGGAACATTATATGCAACCGGATATTGAAATACAACTGTGCAATTCAAAACGTGTATTTGCGCACGGATTTGTACTTCAGTGTAGATCTCCCTTTTTCAAGGGCCTTCTTCGGAACAAATGGAATCACAGGAATGCCGTCAGGCTAACGCACGTGAAAGAGCACATATTCCATGTCATTCTCAAGTACATGTACGGCTTTTCCTTTTCTAGTTTGCTTGATGATCTCCGAGCAACTTCAGTCACTGAAAAGGCAGAATTCCTCTTTGATTTAGTGGAAACTTGCAACGAGCTCCTATTACTGGAATTGCGTTCTTACGCAGATTACGTATTAGCTGGCTTAATCACCCACAAAACCGTGTTGCCACTTCTTATAAACGGATATTTCCTGAATTGTTCGCAACTGTTTACGTGCTGTGCAATCTACCTCTTTCACAACCCAGAGATCTTATTTCATGATTCAAATATCGGAATAATCAATGAGCATGTATCTCCAGGCTGTTGGTCCGAATTTGAGCATATATCCCGACAGCTCCAGGCAAGCGGATCGGAGTTTAAGGGCGGCGAGTGTCTAATATACGATGATCCTGCCGGGTCCGATTGGTTCCATTCTTTCCGGACGGACCTGGCGAGCTTTAATTCCCTCTTCATCGACAGAAGCCATCCGTTCCAAGTCGTCCCGGATGtaaagaagaagaagccTAAGGGAAAGAAATCTGGTTCGCGTGTCGCGGTGGAAGCCGCAGAAACTGTTGCCAACCAGCAGCGGCTCCCACGGGGCAACGCTTCCTCCGGTGACCCATCTGCCATCAATAATAACCCGCCCTCCGCCTTTACTCCAGTCAGCAAAGGTAAGCGCCGCCCACCTGTAAGTGCAGATCCTCTGACAGCCGTCGAGGCTGCCGCACCATCCGGCTCCACAGTCAACTTTGCGCGCTTTGAGCAACCCCCAGCAGCGcagccgcgcgcccgcctgGCTCCCTTCAAAAAACCGTCTCAGAAGCAGCGAATCGAGCAGCATCGCGCAGCAACTGCGCAACAGCCCCTACAGTCATCTGCCACACCATGGAATACTGCTAGCGCACCATCTCAGAGTTGCTCTCCCGCTCGTAATTCCAAATTCCCTTCGCTTTCTGACGTCGTTAGCTCCGGGACTTCTTCCACGGGCACAATTGGCATCTCCACCACTGGTCACCGCCGCACTATAACCACTTATCTCACGAAGACACAGACATCGCCCTGGCAATCGGCTGTGCCGCCTAGCGCGTCTCCAAGCCTCTCGTCCCACACTCCCTGTCAATCTTCACTCGGGGAGTCCCCGCGCTCTCaaagcagcagcaccagcagtCGGCAATCCAGTGTAGCTCGCAAAGTGAAGTTCAAACCAATTGATTGGACTCAATGCTAG
- the ISW2 gene encoding DNA translocase (Syntenic homolog of Saccharomyces cerevisiae YOR304W (ISW2); 1-intron): MSEILTKDSKYWKARKKRFILDVDAKVAKERDKDDTYLRFRHLLGLTDLFRHFIGLRAKRDKNMQRLLRMLDGEERGRSSRGQRQKDSSRHFRKTEKEEDAELMQDEEQHMETTVVTESPSFVKAGKLRDYQIYGLNWLISLHENKLSGILADEMGLGKTLQTISFLGYLRFIKDIDGPFIVVVPKSTLDNWKREFAKWTPEVNTIVLHGDRETRTQLIEERILTCDFDVLITSYEMVIKEKAILKKFAWQYIVIDEAHRIKNEQSTLSQIIRLFYSKSRLLITGTPLQNNLHELWALLNFLLPDVFGESEVFDEWFQQNEKAQDQEIVVQQLHAVLQPFLLRRVKADVEKSLLPKIETNVYVGMTAMQLQWYRSLLEKDIDAVNGAVGKREGKTRLLNIVMQLRKCCNHPYLFEGAEPGPPYTTDEHLIYNSGKMIVLDKLLKRKKKEGSRVLIFSQMSRLLDILEDYCYFRDFEYCRIDGATSHEERIAAIDEFNAHDSKKFIFLLTTRAGGLGINLVTADTVVLYDSDWNPQADLQAMDRAHRIGQKKQVHVYRLVTENAIEEKVIERAAQKLRLDQLVIQQGAGRKSANLGNTKGELIDMIQFGARDVFDKKLTEATVADDIDAILMKGEQKTHALNARYEALGLDDLQKFNGMADQSAYEWNGTNFEKKKSNDRTVEWINPSRRERRREQTYSVDDYYKDIIGGANTKSSNKNMPQPKLPRPPRTVQIQDFQFPAPCLNALQEKELLSYKKKVNYKVSTHDFTSDDEADEEISNKVTAEQAKIDNAEEFTEDDELAKQRCIEESFTAWTKREFITFINGCAKFGRTNYKAIAATLENKTVSEVENYGKVFWARYREIQGYEKYLNTIEVGEKKMEKLKQQASLLKMKVGQCDFPMQEMTIQYPPNNARRTYNSTEDKFILLAVNKYGLFSDNLYDKVKQEIMKSSLFHFDWFIRTRTVHELSKRVNTLLTMIMREYEGPDSAAKRKRKAKDGTPASGVNDQQHQLDPSEPMYKKAKSEDF, translated from the exons ATGTCGGAGATATTGACG AAGGACTCTAAGTATTGGAAAGCCCGGAAGAAACGTTTTATACTGGACGTGGACGCGAAAGTGGCTAAGGAGCGAGATAAAGATGATACATACCTGCGATTTCGGCACCTTTTGGGGCTGACTGACCTATTTCGTCACTTTATAGGACTGCGTGCGAAGCGAGATAAGAACATGCAGCGGCTGCTCAGGATGTTGGATGGGGAAGAGCGCGGGAGAAGCAGTCGCGGGCAGCGCCAGAAAGATTCTTCGAGGCACTTCCGCAAGACAGAAAAAGAGGAGGATGCCGAGCTCATGCAAGATGAGGAGCAGCACATGGAGACCACAGTGGTTACTGAGTCGCCCAGCTTTGTAAAGGCCGGTAAACTACGGGACTACCAGATATACGGGTTGAATTGGCTAATATCACTGCACGAGAATAAACTCTCGGGAATCCTTGCAGATGAAATGGGCTTGGGCAAAACTCTGCAAACAATCTCCTTTCTAGGTTATCTGCGTTTTATTAAGGACATTGATGGCCCCTTCATTGTTGTTGTGCCAAAATCTACTTTAGATAACTGGAAACGGGAATTCGCCAAGTGGACTCCAGAAGTCAACACTATTGTGTTGCATGGTGATAGAGAGACGAGGACACAGCTAATCGAGGAGCGTATCCTAACGTGTGACTTTGACGTGCTGATTACGTCTTACGAGATGGTTATCAAAGAGAAGGCTATTCTAAAAAAATTTGCGTGGCAATACATAGTTATTGATGAGGCGCATAGGATTAAAAATGAGCAAAGTACTCTATCGCAGATCATTCGGCTCTTTTATTCAAAAAGTAGGCTGCTGATCACCGGAACACCTTTGCAAAACAACTTGCATGAATTATGGGCTTTATTAAATTTCCTATTACCTGATGTTTTTGGGGAATCTGAGGTCTTTGATGAGTGGTTCCAACAGAATGAGAAGGCGCAAGATCAGGAGATTGTGGTCCAACAGCTGCATGCTGTATTACAACCGTTTTTGTTGCGCAGGGTCAAGGCAGATGTGGAAAAGTCATTGCTTCCGAAGATAGAGACCAATGTGTATGTTGGTATGACAGCAATGCAGTTGCAATGGTACAGATCGCTGTTAGAGAAAGATATAGATGCTGTGAATGGAGCAGTAGGTAAGCGAGAAGGCAAAACCCGTCTACTTAACATTGTGATGCAACTGAGAAAATGTTGTAATCATCCCTATTTGTTTGAAGGTGCAGAGCCAGGCCCTCCGTATACGACCGATGAGCATTTGATCTATAACTCTGGGAAAATGATTGTCTTGGACAAGCTTTTAAAACGCAAAAAGAAAGAGGGATCCAGAGTACTCATATTTAGCCAAATGTCCAGACTCCTCGACATCTTAGAGGATTACTGCTACTTCAGAGATTTTGAATACTGTAGGATTGATGGTGCGACATCACATGAGGAGCGCATTGCAGCTATTGATGAGTTTAACGCACATGATTCTAAAAAGTTTATATTTTTACTAACGACAAGGGCTGGCGGCCTAGGTATAAATTTAGTCACTGCAGATACGGTTGTGTTATATGATTCAGATTGGAACCCCCAAGCTGACCTGCAAGCCATGGATAGAGCCCATAGAATTGGTCAGAAAAAGCAGGTACATGTATACCGTCTAGTGACAGAGAATGCGATAGAAGAGAAGGTTATTGAGCGGGCAGCCCAGAAATTGAGGCTAGATCAGCTTGTTATACAGCAGGGGGCTGGAAGGAAAAGTGCAAACTTAGGGAATACTAAGGGAGAATTAATTGATATGATTCAATTTGGTGCCAGAGATGTTTTTGACAAGAAGTTGACTGAAGCGACAGTTGCAGATGATATAGATGCGATTTTGATGAAAGGTGAACAAAAGACGCATGCATTGAACGCAAGGTATGAAGCCTTAGGCCTTGATGACCTGCAGAAGTTTAATGGAATGGCAGACCAGTCTGCTTATGAGTGGAATGGCACCAATTtcgagaagaagaagagcaaTGACCGTACCGTGGAATGGATTAATCCATCGAGGCGTGAAAGACGTAGGGAGCAAACATACTCAGTTGACGACTACTACAAAGACATAATTGGTGGTGCTAATACTAAAAGTTCCAACAAAAATATGCCTCAACCAAAACTTCCTAGGCCACCGAGAACCGTTCAAATTCAAGACTTTCAGTTCCCGGCCCCTTGCTTAAATGCATTGCAAGAAAAAGAGCTGCTTTCATATAAGAAGAAAGTCAACTATAAGGTTTCGACTCACGATTTTACCTCCGATGATGAAGCAGACGAAGAAATTTCTAACAAGGTAACTGCTGAACAAGCAAAAATCGATAATGCCGAAGAGTTCACCGAAGATGACGAATTGGCAAAGCAGCGATGCATAGAGGAGTCATTCACCGCATGGACTAAGAGAGAATTCATCACCTTCATAAATGGCTGCGCGAAGTTTGGTAGAACTAACTACAAAGCGATAGCTGCAACCTTGGAGAACAAAACAGTTAGTGAGGTTGAGAATTATGGGAAGGTATTTTGGGCTAGATACAGGGAAATACAGGGATATGAGAAATATTTGAATACTATTGAGGTCGGGGAAAAGAAGATGGAGAAGCTTAAACAACAGGCATCGCTCTTGAAGATGAAGGTTGGTCAATGTGATTTCCCAATGCAGGAAATGACGATACAGTATCCGCCGAATAACGCCAGAAGAACATATAACTCCACAGAGGATAAATTCATTCTGTTGGCGGTCAATAAATATGGCCTATTTTCTGATAACTTATATGATAAGGTAAAACAGGAAATCATGAAGTCCAGTTTGTTCCATTTCGATTGGTTTATTAGAACACGAACTGTACACGAGCTATCGAAGAGAGTCAACACTCTACTGACAATGATAATGAGAGAATACGAAGGGCCTGATAGTGCTGCAAAGAGGAAGAGAAAGGCAAAAGATGGCACACCTGCCTCTGGTGTCAATGATCAGCAACATCAGCTGGATCCGTCGGAACCCATGTACAAAAAAGCGAAGAGTGAAGACTTTTAA
- the RNT1 gene encoding ribonuclease III (Syntenic homolog of Saccharomyces cerevisiae YMR239C (RNT1)), with protein MSHNPDTLAYAREKSIKRDSVSGGISKKKSAENKPMRSQGGRDAAMVLARHYQDAPQTLVHGHGYNGMSEPSSGILDAYQYSTILQLEHAVSVLGDSLNRVIRLSPDFLTYVSALNGQDTPVEIIPSFARYQLKCAAELKTLHTLGKLPLLEELRRYASKFTAGDPKPVFSILSADDLASLASAHTRDCDMDEDEDRYIPAAVEQDTEREKEPKESGKWPPPIPEIKDPAIRARVFTHRSLTNDKLYLDEAQMINSHNERLEFLGDSILNTTMTMIIYNKFPGFNEGRLSQLRTKLINNDRLKEWSFMYQLPSKLRTNIEMFNGTTHEVSNGKLKLYADVFEAYIGGLVEEDGKKNLPRIRKWLAKLAEPVIQEEIENDVVLENTDEVDVNAKKTLYSLIGYAALNLHYYPVHRPTNNEPYAIVECRVKDGLTLGTGRGKNVKIAGMRAAQEVLKNKKLLDHYAAERAAIPRSSSVVKENNDQKK; from the coding sequence ATGTCTCATAACCCAGATACGCTGGCGTATGCTCGCGAGAAAAGTATAAAGCGAGACTCCGTATCAGGTGGCATATCGAAGAAGAAGTCTGCAGAGAATAAACCAATGCGTAGCCAGGGGGGGCGGGACGCAGCGATGGTGCTAGCACGGCACTACCAGGATGCTCCTCAAACACTGGTGCATGGCCATGGGTACAATGGGATGTCAGAACCGTCATCTGGTATATTAGATGCATACCAGTATTCGACAATTTTGCAGTTGGAGCACGCGGTATCGGTGCTAGGGGACTCACTGAACCGCGTTATCCGGCTGTCCCCCGACTTTTTGACCTATGTCTCGGCATTGAACGGACAGGACACCCCTGTGGAGATCATTCCGAGCTTTGCCCGGTACCAACTGAAGTGCGCGGCCGAGTTAAAGACACTGCATACACTGGGTAAGCTACCGCTTCTAGAAGAGTTGCGCCGGTACGCTTCTAAATTTACTGCGGGCGATCCGAAGCCCGTGTTCTCCATTCTTTCGGCGGACGACCTAGCCAGCTTGGCTTCAGCACACACGCGTGACTGCGACATGGATGAAGACGAGGACAGGTACATCCCCGCCGCCGTTGAGCAGGACACCGAGCGCGAGAAGGAGCCAAAAGAGAGCGGCAAGTGGCCGCCACCGATCCCTGAAATCAAGGATCCTGCAATCCGGGCACGTGTTTTTACCCACAGATCTCTGACTAACGATAAGCTTTACTTGGACGAGGCGCAGATGATCAACTCCCACAACGAGCGCCTGGAATTCCTTGGGGACTCTATCCTGAATACTACCATGACTATGATTATTTACAATAAATTCCCAGGTTTCAACGAGGGCCGACTATCGCAATTGCGCACAAAGCTGATTAACAACGACAGGTTGAAAGAATGGTCATTTATGTACCAACTTCCAAGCAAGTTGAGAACCAACATAGAGATGTTCAACGGTACAACACATGAGGTTTCTAACGGAAAACTGAAGCTTTATGCGGATGTGTTCGAAGCATATATCGGTGGTCTGGTAGAGGAGGACGGCAAAAAGAACTTACCTAGAATCAGGAAGTGGTTAGCGAAGCTAGCTGAGCCGGTCATCCAAGAAGAGATTGAGAACGATGTCGTTCTTGAGAACACCGATGAAGTAGATGTGAACGCCAAAAAGACCCTCTATTCACTTATAGGATATGCCGCACTGAACTTACATTATTATCCAGTCCATAGACCTACTAACAATGAGCCCTATGCCATTGTAGAGTGCCGTGTTAAAGATGGCCTCACGTTGGGGACCGGGAGGGGTAAGAATGTAAAAATAGCTGGTATGAGAGCAGCGCAAGAGGTACTAAAAAACAAGAAACTACTGGACCACTATGCCGCAGAAAGAGCTGCTATTCCAAGGTCATCTTCCGTAGTCAAGGAAAACAATGACCAGAAGAAATAG